A genomic window from Cloacibacillus evryensis DSM 19522 includes:
- the secA gene encoding preprotein translocase subunit SecA: MGFFNGVIKALGFDPNDRAVAKYDKKTEIIDSYEAEVEKLSNEELAQSAVIFKERLDKGESLDDIMPEVFARVREVSKRTLGLRHFKEQLIGGMVLHDGNIAEMKTGEGKTLVATLAVALNAIAGKGVHVVTVNDYLAARDAAWMGPVYRGMGLTVGVISPFMPEEERFAAYRCDITYGTNSEFGFDYLRDNMAIQKEQQVQRGHFFCIVDEVDSILIDEARTPLIISGPSEDDTEPYRVADGVARELAKGADFEVDEKERNLALTEAGIAKAERIMKLPNLFTDFANSSLSHKIVQALKAHHLFQRDVHYVVKDGEIVIVDEFTGRLMFGRRYSDGLHQAIEAKERVKVGRENQTLATITLQNYFRMYNKLAGMTGTALTEAEEFKEIYGLEVIVVPTHRPMVRNDQPDAVYKTAEEKYIAAADEAAEFHAKGQPILIGTASIEHSERVSKLLRVRKIPHNVLNAKVHDKEASIVAQAGRLGAVTVATNMAGRGTDIVLGGNPEFLAREEIEKQGIDPAAEPMLYAETLEKYKKICAEEHDKVIETGGLRIIGTERHESRRIDNQLRGRSGRQGDPGESRFYIALEDDLIRLFGGDRISGIMDKLGMETGESIEHPLLSKAIENAQKKVEEMHFDIRKQLLSYDNVMNRQREAIYRERAEILDDEDIIGRTLGVLEDTAQAQMDKIFADKSAEEPDVKSVSVRLNALFWPGIARHLDGVQAEVELEEARPKIIEEIRARFNQKTQELGEVLSEQIYRYIFLEVLDKNWKEHLLAMDELRRGIGLRAIGQKDPLVEYQFESFNLFQEMLDQVREGITEFALRVSVVTKEPEREERSKKWRESRDPFDIPAATGGSYSDDMENPGALATAQKTQPVVNDIKIGRNDPCPCGSGKKYKQCCGKNK, from the coding sequence ATGGGATTTTTCAACGGTGTAATAAAGGCGCTTGGCTTTGACCCGAACGACAGGGCTGTGGCAAAGTATGACAAAAAGACGGAGATAATAGATTCCTACGAGGCGGAGGTTGAAAAGCTTTCCAACGAAGAGCTCGCGCAGTCCGCGGTGATCTTCAAGGAGCGGCTCGATAAGGGCGAATCTCTCGACGATATCATGCCAGAGGTGTTCGCGCGGGTGCGCGAGGTATCAAAGCGCACGCTGGGGCTGCGCCACTTTAAGGAGCAGCTGATAGGCGGCATGGTGCTTCACGACGGAAATATCGCCGAGATGAAGACGGGCGAGGGAAAGACGCTCGTCGCGACGCTCGCCGTCGCCCTTAACGCGATCGCTGGGAAGGGCGTTCACGTCGTCACGGTAAACGACTACCTCGCGGCGCGCGACGCCGCCTGGATGGGGCCCGTCTACCGCGGAATGGGGCTCACGGTGGGAGTGATATCTCCCTTTATGCCGGAGGAGGAGCGCTTCGCGGCCTATCGCTGCGACATAACCTACGGGACCAACAGCGAATTCGGCTTCGACTACCTGCGCGACAATATGGCGATCCAGAAGGAGCAGCAGGTACAGCGCGGCCATTTCTTCTGCATCGTCGACGAAGTCGACTCCATACTTATAGACGAGGCGAGAACGCCGCTCATCATCTCCGGTCCCTCGGAGGACGACACCGAGCCTTACCGCGTCGCGGACGGCGTCGCTCGCGAGCTTGCGAAGGGCGCTGATTTTGAGGTGGACGAGAAGGAGCGCAACCTCGCGCTCACCGAGGCCGGCATCGCCAAGGCCGAACGTATCATGAAGCTGCCGAACCTCTTCACGGATTTCGCGAACTCCTCCCTCTCGCACAAGATAGTGCAGGCGCTGAAGGCCCATCACCTTTTCCAGCGCGACGTCCACTATGTCGTCAAGGACGGAGAGATCGTCATCGTCGACGAATTTACCGGCCGCCTGATGTTCGGGCGCCGCTATTCCGACGGTCTCCATCAGGCGATAGAGGCCAAGGAGCGTGTGAAGGTCGGCCGCGAGAACCAGACGCTGGCGACGATCACGCTGCAGAATTACTTCCGTATGTATAATAAGCTCGCGGGCATGACCGGCACCGCGCTCACAGAGGCGGAGGAATTCAAAGAGATATACGGACTGGAGGTCATCGTCGTGCCTACACACAGGCCGATGGTGCGCAACGACCAGCCGGACGCCGTCTATAAGACGGCGGAGGAGAAATATATCGCGGCGGCCGACGAGGCCGCCGAGTTCCACGCCAAGGGGCAGCCGATCCTGATCGGAACGGCCTCCATAGAGCACTCCGAACGTGTCAGCAAGCTGCTGCGCGTGCGTAAGATCCCGCACAACGTCCTCAACGCCAAGGTGCATGACAAGGAGGCTTCGATCGTCGCCCAGGCCGGACGGTTAGGCGCGGTGACGGTAGCCACCAACATGGCCGGACGCGGGACCGACATCGTGCTGGGCGGAAATCCTGAGTTCCTCGCGCGCGAGGAGATCGAGAAGCAGGGGATAGACCCGGCGGCGGAGCCCATGCTCTACGCCGAGACCCTTGAAAAGTATAAAAAGATCTGCGCCGAAGAGCACGACAAGGTCATCGAGACCGGGGGGCTGCGCATCATCGGCACGGAGCGCCACGAGTCGCGCCGTATAGACAACCAGCTGCGCGGCCGTTCCGGGCGTCAGGGAGACCCCGGCGAGAGCCGCTTCTATATCGCCCTTGAGGACGACCTCATCCGCCTTTTTGGCGGCGACCGCATCTCCGGCATTATGGACAAGCTCGGCATGGAGACTGGCGAATCGATCGAACACCCGCTGCTCTCCAAAGCGATAGAAAACGCCCAGAAAAAGGTGGAGGAGATGCACTTCGACATCCGCAAACAGCTCCTCTCCTACGACAACGTTATGAACCGCCAGCGCGAAGCCATCTACAGGGAACGCGCGGAGATACTCGATGACGAGGACATTATCGGGCGCACCCTCGGAGTGCTTGAGGATACGGCGCAGGCGCAGATGGACAAAATCTTTGCCGACAAGAGCGCCGAAGAACCCGATGTGAAGTCCGTGAGCGTCCGCCTCAACGCGCTCTTCTGGCCCGGCATCGCCCGCCACCTTGACGGGGTTCAGGCGGAGGTCGAGCTGGAGGAGGCCCGCCCCAAGATTATCGAAGAGATACGCGCCCGTTTCAACCAGAAGACGCAGGAACTGGGAGAGGTTTTGTCGGAGCAGATATACAGATATATCTTCCTTGAAGTCCTCGATAAAAACTGGAAGGAGCACCTGCTCGCGATGGACGAGCTGCGCCGCGGCATCGGGCTGCGCGCCATCGGCCAGAAGGACCCGCTTGTCGAATATCAGTTTGAATCTTTCAATCTCTTCCAAGAGATGCTTGACCAGGTGCGCGAGGGCATTACGGAATTCGCCCTGCGCGTCTCGGTCGTCACCAAAGAACCGGAGAGAGAGGAACGCAGCAAGAAATGGCGCGAGAGCCGCGATCCCTTCGATATTCCGGCGGCCACCGGCGGAAGCTACAGCGACGATATGGAAAACCCCGGGGCCCTCGCGACTGCTCAGAAAACGCAGCCTGTAGTGAATGATATAAAGATCGGGCGCAATGACCCATGCCCATGCGGCAGCGGTAAAAAATACAAACAGTGCTGCGGAAAAAATAAATAG
- a CDS encoding ABC transporter ATP-binding protein has product MEERTPILSVRDLVVNYGAIQALKGASLDVYAGEIVAVIGANGAGKSTMMNAVMGSVPRASGQILLDGKELPAKSYQVVSAGVSLSPEGRKVFAPLTVLENLDMGAFPLSDRSQIEKQKEEVFNLFPRLLERKNQYAGTLSGGEQQMLAIGRALMAKPRVLLLDEPSLGLAPIIISEIFKELTEVNKQLGMTILIVEQNARKALQLSHRAYVIQTGKIVMEGKSDDLLHNPEIEEAYLGGKKK; this is encoded by the coding sequence ATGGAAGAGAGAACTCCGATCCTTTCCGTGAGGGACCTTGTGGTGAACTACGGTGCGATCCAGGCGCTTAAAGGGGCCTCCCTCGATGTTTACGCCGGGGAGATCGTCGCCGTCATCGGCGCGAACGGCGCGGGGAAATCCACGATGATGAACGCCGTCATGGGGAGCGTGCCGCGCGCCTCGGGGCAGATATTGCTTGACGGCAAGGAACTTCCCGCAAAGAGTTATCAGGTCGTCTCAGCCGGCGTCAGCCTCTCTCCCGAGGGGCGCAAGGTGTTCGCTCCGCTCACAGTCCTTGAGAATCTTGATATGGGGGCGTTTCCGCTCTCGGACAGAAGCCAGATAGAGAAGCAGAAGGAGGAGGTCTTCAACCTTTTCCCGCGCCTGCTGGAGCGTAAAAACCAGTACGCCGGCACGCTCTCCGGCGGAGAACAGCAGATGCTGGCGATCGGGCGCGCGCTGATGGCGAAACCGCGTGTGCTCCTCCTCGACGAGCCGTCGCTGGGACTCGCTCCGATCATCATCAGTGAAATTTTCAAGGAGCTGACCGAGGTCAACAAGCAGCTGGGCATGACGATCCTCATCGTCGAGCAGAACGCGCGGAAAGCGCTGCAGCTTTCGCACCGCGCCTATGTCATACAGACGGGCAAGATCGTGATGGAGGGCAAATCTGACGATCTGCTCCACAATCCTGAGATAGAAGAGGCCTATCTGGGCGGGAAAAAGAAGTAG
- a CDS encoding ABC transporter ATP-binding protein, whose translation MTTPVLELKDVNKAFGGVQAVRDMSFAIGSGELAGLIGPNGAGKTTIFNLVTGVYDVTSGAISFKGQSLNKLKTYQVIRLGIARTFQNLRLFAASTVLENVMTAAQQHYPYSFAEALTHAGRWSKMESQIRGESMELLKRVGLDDRADQAAGTLPYGLQRRLEIARAISLKPELLLLDEPAAGMNAEEVEQLNHLITDIHKDFNLTILLIEHHMDMVMAICPHIVCMNFGAKIAEGTPDEIQNHPEVLKAYLGEEE comes from the coding sequence ATGACGACCCCCGTACTTGAACTTAAAGATGTGAACAAGGCATTCGGCGGAGTTCAGGCCGTCCGCGATATGAGCTTTGCGATAGGAAGCGGCGAACTGGCCGGGCTTATCGGACCGAACGGCGCGGGCAAGACGACGATCTTCAACCTCGTCACGGGCGTTTATGACGTGACCAGCGGCGCGATCAGCTTCAAGGGACAGAGCCTCAATAAGCTCAAAACATACCAGGTGATCCGCCTCGGCATCGCCCGTACCTTCCAGAACCTCCGTCTCTTCGCGGCCTCGACGGTCCTTGAGAATGTCATGACCGCGGCGCAGCAGCATTATCCCTATTCCTTTGCGGAGGCGCTCACTCACGCGGGGCGCTGGAGCAAGATGGAGAGCCAGATACGCGGCGAGAGTATGGAACTTCTGAAGCGCGTCGGCCTCGACGACCGCGCCGACCAGGCGGCGGGCACGCTGCCTTACGGACTTCAGCGCCGCCTTGAGATCGCGCGCGCGATCTCGCTCAAGCCGGAGCTGCTTTTGCTTGACGAACCGGCCGCCGGAATGAACGCCGAAGAGGTCGAGCAGCTCAACCATCTCATTACCGACATCCACAAAGATTTCAACCTCACGATCCTGCTCATAGAACATCACATGGATATGGTCATGGCGATCTGCCCGCATATCGTCTGCATGAATTTCGGCGCTAAGATCGCCGAGGGAACGCCGGATGAGATACAGAACCATCCCGAAGTCCTTAAGGCCTATTTGGGAGAGGAGGAATAG
- a CDS encoding branched-chain amino acid ABC transporter permease: MEGYAVGIITLLSINCIAALGVSLFTGFTGIFTLGHAGYMAIGAYTAAILTVEYGVHYVIAVLAGGMLAMIFAYLIGIPTLKLVGDYYAIASLGLGEAIRLVIENWNSVTRGARGYPGIEDFTSMPVAVGFLAVMTVGMFFLVYSSYGRAFKACRDDYVAASLLGFNTARFRVLSLAISGFYCGVSGALLAGFMSFIQPVMFDMAKSTELVSIVVFGGLGSMSGCLLGTTILTLVTELFRPISQYRMLIYGLVLVLVMVLRPEGIMGTNELTRSYIKKLFSKKRKTDAAEEGAR; the protein is encoded by the coding sequence ATGGAAGGTTATGCCGTTGGTATAATTACGCTCCTTTCAATTAACTGCATAGCTGCCCTGGGAGTGTCGCTCTTCACAGGCTTCACGGGCATATTCACGCTCGGACATGCCGGATATATGGCTATCGGAGCCTACACGGCGGCAATACTGACAGTTGAGTACGGAGTGCATTACGTGATCGCGGTTCTGGCCGGCGGAATGCTAGCCATGATATTCGCCTATCTGATCGGCATCCCGACGCTTAAACTCGTCGGCGACTACTACGCGATCGCCTCGCTCGGACTCGGCGAAGCGATACGTCTTGTCATTGAGAACTGGAACTCCGTCACGCGCGGCGCGCGCGGCTATCCCGGGATAGAGGACTTCACCTCCATGCCCGTGGCGGTCGGGTTCCTGGCCGTGATGACTGTCGGGATGTTTTTCCTTGTCTACAGCAGCTATGGGCGCGCTTTCAAGGCCTGCCGCGACGACTATGTGGCCGCTTCGCTGCTGGGCTTCAACACCGCGCGCTTCCGCGTGCTGAGCCTTGCCATCTCGGGCTTCTATTGCGGAGTCTCCGGCGCGCTGCTGGCGGGCTTCATGTCTTTCATCCAGCCCGTCATGTTCGACATGGCGAAGTCGACGGAGCTTGTCTCCATCGTCGTCTTCGGCGGCCTGGGCTCGATGAGCGGCTGTCTGCTCGGCACGACGATATTGACGCTGGTCACGGAGCTCTTCCGCCCGATCTCGCAGTACCGCATGCTTATCTACGGACTCGTGCTTGTGCTCGTAATGGTGCTTCGTCCTGAGGGCATCATGGGCACCAACGAACTGACGCGCTCATACATCAAGAAGCTTTTCTCCAAAAAGAGAAAGACGGACGCCGCAGAGGAGGGAGCCCGCTGA
- a CDS encoding branched-chain amino acid ABC transporter permease — protein METFIQQLINGLSLGSVYALIAVGYSLVYSVLLFSNFAHGGFLVIGGYICYFALRSGGMNIWLASFAALIGAGLSAIVVERLAYRPIRERTPITLYMLIASMGMSIVIENIFVVTVGGRFRALPPVIPTDPVNFFGLATTSAFDILSLVTAVVFLVGLQLFLVKTKWGLAIRAASYNLKTAGLMGVNVNRLIAIVFFVAGLLAGVGGIFLSVRYTLYPQLGMITTKAFVAAVIGGLGSLPGAVVGSLILGLAEMLTAGFISSQFRDLVVFGILIVTLIVRPAGLFGKSVGEKV, from the coding sequence TTGGAGACCTTTATCCAGCAGCTTATCAACGGTCTGTCTCTCGGCTCCGTTTATGCGCTTATCGCAGTCGGCTATTCGTTGGTATACTCTGTTTTGCTGTTTTCAAACTTCGCTCATGGCGGATTTCTTGTAATTGGCGGTTACATCTGCTACTTCGCCCTTCGTTCCGGAGGCATGAATATTTGGCTAGCCTCCTTTGCCGCTCTGATCGGCGCCGGGCTCTCGGCTATCGTGGTCGAACGGCTTGCATACCGTCCCATAAGGGAACGTACGCCGATAACCCTTTATATGCTTATCGCCTCAATGGGAATGAGCATCGTAATCGAGAATATTTTCGTGGTCACCGTCGGCGGCCGTTTCCGCGCCCTGCCGCCGGTCATCCCGACTGATCCGGTAAATTTCTTCGGCCTCGCCACTACCAGCGCCTTTGATATCCTGTCGCTTGTGACGGCCGTCGTCTTCCTCGTGGGCCTTCAGCTATTCCTCGTCAAGACGAAATGGGGACTGGCCATTCGCGCGGCCTCCTATAACCTCAAGACGGCCGGACTTATGGGGGTAAACGTCAACCGTCTTATCGCCATCGTCTTTTTTGTCGCTGGCCTCCTGGCCGGCGTCGGCGGGATATTCCTCTCCGTCCGCTACACGCTCTACCCGCAGCTCGGAATGATCACCACAAAGGCTTTTGTCGCGGCGGTCATCGGCGGTCTTGGCTCGCTGCCGGGAGCGGTCGTCGGCAGCCTCATCCTTGGCCTTGCGGAAATGCTGACGGCGGGGTTCATTTCGAGCCAGTTCCGCGATCTCGTCGTCTTTGGAATCCTTATAGTAACGTTGATCGTGCGCCCTGCCGGACTCTTCGGAAAGTCCGTCGGCGAGAAAGTGTAG
- a CDS encoding ABC transporter substrate-binding protein, with protein sequence MKKVLALLALVIVVFAAGAAFAAEPIKIGYLAALTGDYAQYGITEVNMAKLVVGDINAKGGILGRQIELIPYDTKTRNEDAVNAVRRMIESDKVCAIVGANSSGINIATAPIVAKGKTPQISTVGTNPLVTVDNKGKVRPYSFRICFTDPYQGTLAADLAFKDLGLKKAAILYNVGSDYAQGLREFFVKSYEKLGGKIVADEGFRETDVDFRAQLTKIKNSGADLLFLPGMGKDMALAIKQAQELGLKATVIGGDGYAEFMNEIAGPAMKGTYWVNHTYLEDPGMAPIFKRYKDVYKDDCKEFVNGTMAYDAMYWLIDAIKRAGKAEGPAIAKALEETNGLKLNHATLTVDPKTHNPLNKPGIILKVGDDLKTRFYKKVEPK encoded by the coding sequence TTGAAAAAGGTACTGGCTTTACTCGCTCTCGTTATCGTTGTTTTCGCAGCAGGAGCCGCTTTTGCGGCTGAACCGATCAAGATCGGTTATCTTGCCGCACTTACTGGGGACTACGCTCAGTATGGGATCACGGAAGTCAACATGGCCAAGCTGGTCGTGGGCGACATCAACGCCAAGGGCGGCATACTCGGACGTCAGATCGAGCTTATCCCTTATGACACGAAAACAAGAAATGAAGACGCGGTCAATGCGGTACGTCGTATGATCGAAAGCGACAAAGTATGCGCTATCGTTGGGGCGAACTCCAGCGGAATCAACATCGCGACAGCTCCTATCGTCGCCAAGGGCAAGACCCCGCAGATCTCTACGGTCGGAACGAACCCGCTCGTAACTGTCGACAATAAGGGTAAAGTGCGCCCCTATTCATTCCGTATCTGCTTCACAGACCCCTATCAGGGAACGCTTGCCGCCGACCTCGCTTTTAAGGATCTTGGACTGAAGAAGGCCGCCATCCTCTATAACGTAGGTTCTGACTACGCGCAGGGACTTCGCGAGTTTTTCGTCAAGAGCTATGAAAAGCTCGGCGGAAAGATAGTTGCCGACGAAGGATTCCGCGAGACGGACGTCGACTTCCGCGCTCAGCTGACGAAGATCAAGAACTCGGGCGCCGATCTGCTCTTCCTGCCGGGAATGGGCAAAGACATGGCTCTCGCCATCAAACAGGCGCAGGAACTTGGACTTAAGGCTACGGTCATCGGCGGCGACGGTTATGCCGAATTCATGAACGAGATCGCCGGCCCGGCGATGAAGGGAACGTACTGGGTCAACCACACTTATCTGGAAGATCCCGGCATGGCCCCGATATTCAAGCGCTACAAGGATGTTTACAAGGACGACTGCAAAGAGTTCGTAAACGGCACGATGGCTTATGACGCGATGTACTGGCTCATCGATGCCATCAAGCGCGCCGGCAAGGCCGAGGGCCCCGCGATCGCGAAGGCGCTGGAAGAGACAAATGGACTTAAGCTGAACCATGCGACTCTTACCGTCGACCCCAAGACGCACAACCCGCTGAACAAGCCCGGTATAATCCTCAAAGTCGGAGACGACCTCAAGACAAGATTCTACAAGAAGGTAGAACCGAAATAA
- a CDS encoding putative holin-like toxin has protein sequence MKNNDFHTIIMIMFGFGTFILALLTFIFTFVGR, from the coding sequence ATGAAGAATAACGATTTCCATACGATTATTATGATCATGTTTGGATTCGGTACCTTCATTCTGGCGCTGCTGACATTTATTTTCACATTTGTCGGCAGATAA
- a CDS encoding IS3 family transposase: MCRNFFSHIKSELVNRVKWENYEEAKDAIDEYIGYYNNDRIQIKLKKAPMQYRSLFIE, from the coding sequence CTGTGCAGAAACTTCTTTAGTCACATTAAATCAGAACTCGTCAACCGAGTAAAATGGGAGAACTACGAGGAGGCCAAAGATGCTATAGACGAATATATAGGGTATTATAATAACGACAGGATACAGATAAAATTGAAAAAGGCTCCGATGCAATATCGAAGTCTCTTTATTGAATAA
- a CDS encoding DDE-type integrase/transposase/recombinase, with translation MIKDLFDNSIQGYQISRNNNIKLVTDTLKKAFENNNKVVADGPILHSDQGFQYTSHAYFNLTQRYGLKVSMSRKGNCLDNACAETSLVTLNQNSSTE, from the coding sequence ATGATAAAAGATCTCTTTGATAATTCCATACAGGGATATCAAATCAGTCGTAATAATAATATTAAGTTAGTAACCGATACATTGAAGAAAGCATTTGAAAATAATAATAAGGTGGTCGCTGATGGACCAATCCTCCACAGCGACCAGGGGTTTCAATATACAAGCCATGCATATTTCAACCTGACACAAAGATACGGACTCAAGGTCTCGATGTCAAGGAAAGGAAATTGTTTGGATAATGCCTGTGCAGAAACTTCTTTAGTCACATTAAATCAGAACTCGTCAACCGAGTAA
- a CDS encoding IS3 family transposase, with protein MEDKDGPLIEAIRTGQNINKNTYGYRRMTLWLNNFIGIHVNNKRVRRVMKKAGLQAEIRKKKKFKVMSENIHSYENILNREFRSDRPNQKLVTDITYIRTKRVIYSSP; from the coding sequence ATGGAAGATAAAGACGGTCCTCTCATAGAAGCAATAAGAACGGGACAGAATATCAACAAAAACACTTATGGGTACAGGCGAATGACTCTGTGGCTCAACAACTTCATTGGCATTCATGTAAACAATAAGAGGGTAAGGCGTGTTATGAAAAAAGCGGGACTTCAAGCGGAAATAAGAAAAAAGAAAAAGTTTAAAGTGATGTCAGAAAATATCCACAGCTATGAGAATATCCTGAACAGAGAATTTCGTTCCGACAGACCAAACCAGAAACTGGTTACTGATATCACATATATACGAACAAAAAGGGTAATATATTCCTCTCCATGA
- a CDS encoding helix-turn-helix domain-containing protein encodes MRKRKTEERIKAIEMHKQGIPRRRIAEELGVSHDSVKTWISLYKSGQKDLLDDTRKKRTYSKAVKLEAVSAHLEEGRTMVDVTSSFNISSPSLLRRWCKEFIEQGDISSSKQDCPDKKLEVTNSIEKIKELEMQVDVLKKALELQRW; translated from the coding sequence ATGCGTAAACGTAAAACAGAAGAAAGAATAAAAGCAATTGAGATGCACAAACAGGGAATTCCACGAAGGCGGATTGCTGAAGAACTTGGTGTTAGTCATGATTCTGTTAAAACATGGATATCTTTATATAAGAGCGGACAGAAGGACTTACTGGATGATACAAGGAAAAAAAGAACCTACAGCAAGGCTGTAAAACTTGAAGCTGTTTCGGCTCATTTAGAAGAGGGACGTACTATGGTAGATGTTACCTCATCTTTTAACATTTCAAGTCCCTCTCTTTTAAGACGATGGTGTAAGGAATTTATCGAACAAGGGGATATTTCTAGTTCAAAACAAGACTGTCCAGATAAGAAATTGGAAGTTACAAATAGCATAGAAAAGATTAAAGAGCTGGAAATGCAGGTCGATGTATTAAAAAAAGCCTTAGAGCTGCAAAGGTGGTGA
- a CDS encoding helix-turn-helix transcriptional regulator produces MVLPLSLGNRIREMRKMQRLSQEELAYRLGTNRVSLSQWENDKVTPDTDNLTKIAMALGTGVGYLLGETDNPVLDYRQCADAGAASACLREVGASGVVPGGVGVEEEMLLNLFRYLDKAGQAEVINFIQYKLYCLKQAKSL; encoded by the coding sequence GTGGTGCTGCCGTTGTCACTGGGAAACAGGATACGTGAGATGAGAAAGATGCAGCGCTTGAGCCAGGAGGAGCTGGCCTATAGATTGGGAACAAACCGAGTGAGTCTTTCTCAATGGGAAAATGATAAAGTGACGCCGGATACGGATAATTTAACAAAGATAGCCATGGCCCTTGGGACAGGAGTCGGCTATTTGTTAGGCGAAACAGATAATCCAGTGCTTGATTATCGTCAATGTGCCGACGCCGGCGCCGCCTCCGCGTGTTTGCGGGAGGTGGGCGCTTCTGGAGTTGTGCCGGGCGGTGTTGGTGTTGAAGAAGAGATGTTGTTGAATCTTTTTCGCTATCTTGATAAGGCCGGGCAGGCCGAGGTCATAAATTTCATACAATATAAGCTGTACTGCCTGAAGCAGGCGAAGTCTCTATAG